The nucleotide sequence tctggacatgttctggaACCTGCAGCCTCCTAGTACAATGTGTGGAACCTtcccagtgagcgagtggacgtgttgaagaggtttctaacacgtgacagacgtgaaactggaagaacacaaatatctctgAGATTTCAGAAGCAGAATTTACACATCAGGTCctgaaaatctcctgctgcgttcttcatatgagAAACGCTCCAGAAACTGTcgtgtggacattctccagagtttacgtctgacaaaaacatttatttcacaagTTAAAGACTCTTATACTGCTGGAGCTGTTTTATGATTTAAATCAGGACGGAACTGAACAAGAAGAAACGTTCAATGTCAAATATTGTTAAAGACAAGTTCTCTCAATTAAGTCAATATAATTAACTGTATCATGGTGAATAAGTATTTAGATCTGTGTCTAGTAGAGGTCTGGTATATGATCCGATATGAATGTATTTGTCCAGTCAGCTGTCGACCACGTGATTTAACGACAACATGGAAATAAGAATgtttttatcagttatttttgtCCCATGATTCACTCGTGCGATGCTCAGATGAACCGTTCACTGCACTGTGAAAAACATCATCTACTTGATTTGTGAATTTCCATGAAAGAATTTATTTATAAGTCATAATTTTTCCGTCATATTAACTTTGAGATCGAGTCGAGCTGAAGGTCAGTGTGATAACAGAGTCTTCTTCACCTTCGTCGCTCTGTTGACGTTCAAGCATCTCAGGACAAACAGAagggtttggtttgtttgagcAGGAACTCAGTCAGTTTAACATCCAGCATAAATTATTAGCTTGTTGAAAttctcggggggggggggggggggttgtcacTGTGTCTATTGATTTGCATgctaacacccccccccccccccccccccccccccccccccccacacacacacacacactcatatgcaTAACTTAATGATCGGTCAGTCTCGCGGGagatgacatcactgctgtttACTGGAACCGACGGTCGATGACAGGAGGAAACAACAGAATCAATGTGATCCAGGTTTtatagagaaaacacacaaggttTCATGAATCATTCAAACAGAAATCATGTTCATTTAGTCTTTTATTGTCACTTTATTCTGTCAAAGGTTATCGCTCATAAAACTACTGCAGCTACGCGAACAGTTTATTTTACAGTCATTAGTATTTTGATTAAACTCAGCTTCTCTTTCATCTCATAAAAGATTATTCTTTACATCTCTGATCTTCCTCAGTCAATGAGTTGAATTAAAAAACGgtagaaatagataaataacaTATTGCAGTTAGGAAACCTGTAGTTTAAAACTTCAAattctcacatttgagaagatggatcaacaaaatcattttgcttgataaatgattcaaactgtaaattcaatataataatataataattattatagaTGAATATTCTGTTGGCTTATTGTTGAATGTGTCGTAGCTGCCGGGTTATTACCTCAACGTTTTCACCGCTGTTCATCTGTTTGTGAGtaagatttcacaaaaacaacccaacatgaaacttggtggaagaagtGGAGTGTTGGGCCAGAGAAGATTTTTCATTTCTCcagaataattcacagatcttgattaaaataatattcatacaCAGATAATATTCAGaggactgatttctatgagcGTGTTTACTTTGGTGAATTCTAGAGACTGTGGTGGAGAAATTAGCTGAACTGAGTGACAGTCTagttttcattattaattacTGGAGTACCTAATTCTTGTTCTGtctatgaatatttaatattttgacaAGGCACTGCAGATGTAAAAAAGATGTTATGACCATGACTAACTCTTTAACAATTCCTATGTAATTAAATATTCAAGATAAATTAAACCAATAGAACAAATATACATTTACTAAAATGAAAAGTTTCTGTGCAGGAACTGTATAATGTTGCATCTCTGACTAAAATGAGCGGCGCACACCCCCCCCTCACGATGTACTtttataaatacttaatatttaatatatatacagCACTGCTATGTGTTGTCTtaatctctctgtctttgccCCCCCCTCTaccactccctccctccctccatccctccctttatatttctgcctcctccctctctccctttaaATCCGTCGTCTCGGCTTCACCCCtcgtctctcctccctcctgcagtCAGTGCGTGACTCTGCATGCACTTTCAGCAACACCCCCCTCAGCAATGCTGATGTGGGCCTTTCCATCCTTCATATATAGACAAACACTCTGGAGCAATGTATAAGCTTTATATTgtaccatcacacacacacacacacacacacacacacagacgtgtcTCGTCCTGGACTGAATCTTTATTTAACAGAATATTGTTTGTTGTCATCAACACTCGTCAGTAGAGAGAAGATTTtaatgaagtgatgaagaattaaacaaacacttcaTGGACAAAGATCTTTATATAAGAAACAACGTCACATAAAATCTCCATAAATTCAACAAAGCTGCAAATTTCACACACGTGTAAATATCAGCTCCTGAAATGTGATTGTTCAAATCAAGATCTGTGAATTGTTCCCGGGGGAAAAAATCTATCAAtctcaaaatttaaaaaaaagaaaagataaatgatCGTCCAGAATTTCacgggttcttccctgacccacactgTTTCACTGAAATCCATTTAGTTGTATCATGTTATCCTGTgacaacaaaccaaccaataaaACTAATGGACGTGAAACACAACCCGATGATAAACCTAATAAATCTGAAAATTATCAAGGGATCAATCAAAAGAATTAGATTCAAATGAGACGGAGGACGGTGACTGAACTCATAAATCTCTATTTAATTTGATGCTACATTGAAATGATAGAAGAAGTGGGTCAATACAGAGATGGTACTTGATTTAGTACCAGgatgttttaaaatcattaacatccactgaaacaaagagaaataataaaatacaaagaataaTACTTTGGAATGTGGTGATCATAAATaagaatgtgtttctgtgacatTAGAGCCTGTGAACAGTTTCAGTCCAAAAGGaatagagagaggaagagatggagagagagagggagagggagggagggagggagggagggagagggagggtggggtgAACAATTGTGaggtaggagagagagagagagagagagaaggagtcAGTGGTACCTAGAGGGAGcggcagatggagagagagagaggaggagagagagctgctgtATTATGTATCACTGAGTGACAGAAGCAGGCGATCGAGCGCTGGTGACCGTCACCAGACGAGTGAGAGGATCACGGAGGgcgaggctgctgctgctgcgcttACATGCGGTAACCATGGCGCAGCCGTCTCCGAGCGCATCGCCTGGCTCCCGTCGCCGTAGCGATGGCTCAGTGAGAGAGTGTCTGTTCTTCCCTGTTTCTGAACGCAACGAGCAGGAGAGGCTGGAGGCCCTGGTCCGCCGGAGAGCTGGGGGAGCTGAGacgagaggagaaggaggagcaggaggaggaggaggaggaggaggaggaggggatgcTCAGGACCACCTGGAGAACAGGCCCAAACGCTGGACGTGGGGAGGACCACCGGATGGAGTAGAGGGTGAGTACGATGGGAGGTGGTTGTATTGATGACATGGTGGAAAGAGAAGGATTGTGATGATGTCAGGTTGGTTTGAGATGTGCAGCGGGGGAGACGGGTGGATactgatgatgaggatgatgatggggGCTGGgagtggaggagaagggaggagaggtgtTGGGTTCGGGGAGGAGGTCTGGAGGtcagggggaagaggaggaggaggaggaggagtaggaggggGATGGGATGAAAGGGTGGAGACGGCTGGCGGAAAAAAGAGCAGGTGAAATGAGGAAAGGGcgaggatggagagatggagcagaagagaagaggaggatggaaaaGGGTGGGGAGGCTGCAGCAGTGCAGGAGCTGCTCAGCGCTTTGTCTCTAGATCTCCTCAGTGTGTGAGGAGACGCTCGGTGTTTACAACGCTTCACTGTGTCATCGCCCGCTGGAGCTGTGCTCATCAGCTGCTGGTCATCTTTTGTCTTGTAAATGTgctacaggtgtgtgtgtgtgtgtgtgtgtgtgtgtgtgtgtgagtgtgtgtgtgtgtgtgtgtgtgtgtgtgtgtgtgtgtgagtgtgtgtgtgtgtgtgtgtgtgtgtgtgtgtgtgtgtgtgtgtgtgtgtgtgtgtgtgtgtgtgtgtgtgtgtgtcacagctgtgttgttttatttccgAGATGGACGACGGATCCCAGATGAGTTACACATCTAACCTTGACGACAACAAGGCCGCGCAGACGAAGTGCGACATGAGGCTGTTTCCTGTGCCAACATccgtctctcttcttcttcttctttttactcgtctttcttcttctgttgtcaTCACGGCGTCTTTCCAGAGATCATTTCTTCACGTCTGTCGCGTCGGCCGCGAGCTCCACCAGCTTTGTTGCAGGATCTCGTGGTGCATTCATAACGCCATCAATTATTCACCATCAGGCCTCGCCGCCCTGGCACTGACCAGGGATCAGGGTCCACCCAGCAGCCGGTCTGGCTCCGGCCCGGCTGACAGGCGGAGAGGCTGCTCTGGGATCTGTTGTgcacactgcagcagaaacagcagcatCTCATCTTACAGCTTCGTTAAAGGACAGAGACTCACTAAAGAGCTTTTATGTGTAAAAGCTGCGTCTTTTCCTCGCTCTCTACCTCGACCactctgaaatgtgtttatctGAGATTATCCGTCCTTCGTGGCGCCGGAAGCATCACAGCAGACGGATTCTTGACCACGAGCTTCATGAGCAGAGCGTGGAGCTATCAGAGCAACTATCAGAGTATGATGTGAGTCTTCCAACCAGGAAACGAATGAGCCACAGTTGTCATATTCATAGTTTGATGGAGTATCAGGGACAAATCGAGAAGACAAATCTTTTTGTCTCATGTCAGAGGTTCAGTCCGTCTCACGTGTTAAAATGATGAATGTGCAGCATCTTGTTAAATTCTACTTTAGTTGAAGtttcataaataatgaaatccttgatgttttgttttctgttgtgagGAAAGAACCAACCTGTCTCTTTAGCGGAGGAGGAAACATCGACTGTGACGTGGTCGTCGGTCACGTCTGCGTTTTATTCAAAGAGCTTTTCAACGTACAATCACGAGATTTGATCCCAGACTGAAGTCTCTCTTTACCTGTTGGAGGGAAATGTTGTCATGCGTGGTCCCCTCTGGATGAACCCTCCTGACTGGGATGGTCTGACTTTTCCTCACAGCGCAGGGGACGTCTGCGTCTCTGCAACTGTTGGGCGGACGACAACGGAAGTTTGTGTTGAGATCGAGATTCAAACATCGAGATTCAAACATCGAGATTCAAACATTGAGAGATTCAAACATTGAGAGATTCAAACATTGAGAGATTCAAACATCGAGATTCAAACATCGAGATTCAAACATTGAGATTCATGCGGCAGCTCTGGTTCAATTGGTTGTTGCTTGTTCTCGTCACATCTTCGATCCCGTGGTTTTGCTCATTGCTTGTTtccgtgtgtgtgagatggaggagcattgtgtgttggtgtgtgtgtgtgtgtgtgtgtgagtgtgtgtgtgtgtgtgagtgtgtgtaacgCTTTTGCTTTCTCCGCTCTGCTTCACCTGCTGCCCAGGTAACCCTAAGACCCCGCCCTGCCCTGCCATTGGCTCTGCTCAGCCCAATGAGCTTTCCGCCGCTCCCAGTGCCAGCCAATCCCGTAACGGTACAGACCACATGACTCtctgtgtgcccccccccccgccgccTCCACCTCTCCTGCTGTCTCACCTGCAGCTGTCCCCgtgtctgcatgtctgtggacgTCAGTGTGTtcagtgaagtgtgtgtctgtaggtcAGTGCAGTGTCAGTATATTTACATTCTTTCATCTGTGTCTTTACAAAGGTTTCAGGAAAACTGAGTCAGAGGAGGCAAGAAATGTGACTGAGGGTtaatactttaaatacttttaatactttaaatactttaaatacttttaatacttttagtTGAATCTAAAACttgattataaataaaacatgaatagaTCAACTCAATGTCGTGAACAGAGAGAACGAATACTCGAGAGTGTGTAACAGAAAGATCATTTTAACAACTGATCACGTTCACATTTCCACTCACTGTCTCCTTTGTGGCTGATGAGTGTTTGGTTTGGagcccccaccacacacacacacacacacacacacacacacacacacacacacacacacacacacactcccccaccCCCATCCTTATATTACAAAGGGctgctccacttcctgtgttCCTGGCCCAGAGCTGTGTTTAGTGATGCATACATTATTCTCAGcagggaacacacacatgcacacacacatgaccatacatctgcacacacacatacacacacgcacacacacacacacacacacaccattcatcATACCAGACATACACCCTGTCGCTATCTGTGAAATCAGACCCACCctacacacaggcacaaatgCAATCAGAtcaaaacacactctcacacagacacacactcacacagacacacactcacacagacacacacctgacatCTCCCATCATAGCTGCAGCTCCCTGAACCTGAAGTACTAttatttagttcagtttgtttttataatttcacTCTGCTGTGATGACGTCATCTCCCTGGCTGGCGtctgctctcttcttctctctggacGTCATCACGGTGCGTTCAGGTGCCGTGCGTACAGAAACCTGCTCCTCTCGGTCTCATGGGACTGCCTCTCTGAATGCTCATCCTCCATTTCATGATGAAGCAGGTTACAGACGctctctgctgcttcatctctgtctgacaTCACCAAGGTTAATCCATCCAGTGGCCTGCACGGCTCATCGATCGGCCGGGTCGTTGTGTGATGTACActcatgtgcagtgtgtgtctgtggtgaggatttgtgatgtgttgtttttgtttgttttttcatcagtTGTTGATTTCCTGTGTCCACCAACGATGGATCCACCAATGAACAAACAGCTCTCCAACTCCTCAGCCGCCCTCCACTCACCAGAGAGAGGTGAGAACAGTCAGGCACTGAACTACAGTCGAAAAGTAAGAAGGTGCAGGTGGATCTGATCTTAAATCTCCTGCAGAGTGTTTGTATAGAATATATAAACCCGTTATATCTAGAAACGATGACAGTGATGTTTTCTGACATTAgagtaaaacacaaattataatgatcaacctgaatatgagcaagTTTCAGTGAAAACTactgcagaggaggagctggttCCATTTGGTGTAAAGTTATAGAAACACATTCACGTGTATTTCATCCTCACTCGATAAAACATGGTCATTTATGatagataataaaatattaacgACATATTCAGTTTTTAAGACTGAGAGCTTTTCATTTAAATAGGAAAACTTTGGGttgaggatttttttcttcttttctcacgagtgtttctgtttgtgtgtcggtctgtgtttgtgtgtcggtctgtgtttgtgcgtctgtctgtgtttgtgtgtcggtctgtgtttgtgtgtcggtcTGTGATCCATCAGTGTCTTTTGTGTCCCATCGAACAGCTTCCCCCAACAACCACAGACCATACAGAAGTTCCTCCAATCGCAGGAGCGTCGCTGGATATCCTGAAGACACGTCCAAAGCCAAAACACCCACGGtgaggcaacacacacacacacacacacacacacaaatatacacgcaTCGCCTGTATATTGATCCACTGATGTAGAAAtgtaatatgtaaaataaagtaaaataaattaaactgtgGTTGAAttataaaagataataaaatagataatCCCATATGTTGTGAATATTAACTGTGAAAGGATTATTACTGATATTAATTTAATCTGGTTTGCAGGGGGACACGCCGAACACACCGGTCCGCAGTGCTTCCTTCAGGGCCAACAGTAAAGGCCCGGCTACACCAAAACggtatgaaacacacacacacgcacgcacacacgcacacacacgcacacacgcacacacacacacacacacacacacacgcactcacacgcACTCGATGACCTGAtgtggtggtgtgtgttttcagggtgAGATCGAACAGGAGCCGCGCTCAGTCGCCCTGCTCTCCTGGGCAGTACCCGCCCTCTCCGCTCAGACAGAGAGCCAGCACCCCCGGCACTGACGACAGGGGTCactctgaggtcaaaggtcacagcacCCTGGAGAGGAAATCAACCAAATCTGAAACCTGCGAGAAGAGGATCCCCAAGTCCACCAGCAGAGAACTGAACGCAGGTAACGCCACAGGGCGAAACACTCTTCTTTTGGTTTCCGCTCCACCTCCCGACTCAGCCGCCTTCTTGTTCATGTCCAGAGTCTCCAGGTACACCCACGGGCCGGAGTGTCGGTGGGACGACAGACGCTGAGGAGGCGTCCAGGCTGCTGGCAGAGAGACGACGTCTGGCCCGAATacagaaggagcaggaggagagacaacGGCAGGAGGACGAGAGGTGCGTGATAGAAtgaagtttgtttgttgtgtcacagGATAatatctctgttttgttttgatgttagaatatatgttttataacaTTCTCTTAtgcttttttattgatttacaaTTGAGttcaggttgttttttgttgataaataaggacaaatgaataaataaatattgattaGAGCCTTTGCCCCATTATTGTTCATCACATGAATCAATCATGTCCAAAACATCCTCTGGAGTGTTGCTGCTCTCAGTCTGGATTCAGGTTTCAGCTCCATTTCCAACACAAACTCGTTTCTTTTCTAAAAATCCTCCTGTTCAATAACCAGAAAACCGTTTCAGAGAATATGAGCAGAAAATAGATTTGTGGCTCCGATTCAACTGTCACAGAGGATTTTGTCGTGTGTTACTTCAGGCTGCGggcggaggaggagcagaggaggcagcaggaggcCAGGGAGCAA is from Paralichthys olivaceus isolate ysfri-2021 chromosome 17, ASM2471397v2, whole genome shotgun sequence and encodes:
- the map7d2b gene encoding MAP7 domain-containing protein 2 isoform X9; this translates as MAQPSPSASPGSRRRSDGSVRECLFFPVSERNEQERLEALVRRRAGGAETRGEGGAGGGGGGGGGGDAQDHLENRPKRWTWGGPPDGVEGNPKTPPCPAIGSAQPNELSAAPSASQSRNVVDFLCPPTMDPPMNKQLSNSSAALHSPERVSFVSHRTASPNNHRPYRSSSNRRSVAGYPEDTSKAKTPTGDTPNTPVRSASFRANSKGPATPKRVRSNRSRAQSPCSPGQYPPSPLRQRASTPGTDDRGHSEVKGHSTLERKSTKSETCEKRIPKSTSRELNAESPGTPTGRSVGGTTDAEEASRLLAERRRLARIQKEQEERQRQEDERLRAEEEQRRQQEAREQQERAVRQAEEERVRREEERRSKEEEERRQKEQRWKDMQDQLDREREEAFLRAQKEAERKRQERELLHIQEEQERLQRKKRIEEIMKRTRKSEVEPPSGSSGCDMRAEAAAALEEDAPTPAEAPVITLGPLENKSFVDELSDGVQSMDVSSPSVSISPVSRDEQASAQEFSPVTEGTDGCPLEHLMDLDAQGRAQGHGGETPPYPKLQAGSGVGDLNKNLLIQAYSAASESSQLIHSIGPRKLDIQ
- the map7d2b gene encoding MAP7 domain-containing protein 2 isoform X10; this translates as MEVQRRKEQQRRAAAEEKRRQRQEAEKERLEALVRRRAGGAETRGEGGAGGGGGGGGGGDAQDHLENRPKRWTWGGPPDGVEGNPKTPPCPAIGSAQPNELSAAPSASQSRNVVDFLCPPTMDPPMNKQLSNSSAALHSPERVSFVSHRTASPNNHRPYRSSSNRRSVAGYPEDTSKAKTPTGDTPNTPVRSASFRANSKGPATPKRVRSNRSRAQSPCSPGQYPPSPLRQRASTPGTDDRGHSEVKGHSTLERKSTKSETCEKRIPKSTSRELNAESPGTPTGRSVGGTTDAEEASRLLAERRRLARIQKEQEERQRQEDERLRAEEEQRRQQEAREQQERAVRQAEEERVRREEERRSKEEEERRQKEQRWKDMQDQLDREREEAFLRAQKEAERKRQERELLHIQEEQERLQRKKRIEEIMKRTRKSEVEPPSGSSGCDMRAEAAAALEEDAPTPAEAPVITLGPLENKSFVDELSDGVQSMDVSSPSVSISPVSRDEQASAQEFSPVTEGTDGCPLEHLMDLDAQGRAQGHGGETPPYPKLQAGSGVGDLNKNLLIQAYSAASESSQLIHSIGPRKLDIQ